Proteins encoded by one window of Roseibium sp. Sym1:
- the trmFO gene encoding methylenetetrahydrofolate--tRNA-(uracil(54)-C(5))-methyltransferase (FADH(2)-oxidizing) TrmFO: protein MTPIHIIGGGLAGSEAAWQIAQAGLDVVLHEMRPVRKTDAHQTDGLAELVCSNSFRSDDSEQNAVGLIHHELRQLGSLIMTCADAHQVPAGSALAVDRDGFSNAVTHALESHPRISIERQEIAGLPPEDWDKVIIATGPLTSPALSEAVLEKSGEDALAFFDAIAPIVHFDSVDLSKAWFQSRYDKVGPGGTGKDYLNCPMDRDQYEAFIDALLAGETADFKEWEGTPYFDGCLPIEVMASRGRETLRHGPMKPMGLTNAHNPDVKAYAVVQLRQDNALGTLYNMVGFQTKLKYGAQADIFRMIPGLEDAQFARLGGLHRNTFLNSPKVLDHGLRLKADPRLRFAGQITGCEGYVESASVGCLAGLFEVMEARGQDIVPPPETSAMGALLGHITGGHITREDGAGKPGSFQPMNVNFGLFPPIEAPTRDADGNRLKGKDKARAKKLAMTRRAKEDFSVWRASVGLRNQAAE from the coding sequence ATGACCCCCATCCATATCATCGGCGGCGGCCTTGCCGGATCGGAAGCGGCATGGCAGATCGCGCAAGCGGGCCTGGACGTTGTGCTCCATGAAATGCGGCCGGTGCGCAAAACCGATGCGCACCAGACCGACGGACTCGCGGAGCTGGTCTGTTCCAATTCTTTCCGCTCCGACGATTCGGAGCAGAATGCCGTCGGCCTGATTCATCACGAATTGCGCCAGCTCGGTTCGCTGATCATGACCTGTGCCGACGCGCACCAGGTGCCGGCCGGCAGTGCGCTTGCTGTTGACCGGGACGGATTTTCCAATGCCGTGACACATGCGCTGGAAAGCCATCCGCGTATTTCGATCGAGCGCCAGGAAATAGCCGGTCTTCCCCCGGAAGACTGGGACAAGGTCATCATCGCCACCGGGCCGCTGACGTCGCCTGCCCTGTCCGAGGCAGTCCTGGAAAAAAGCGGTGAGGACGCGCTCGCCTTCTTCGACGCCATCGCCCCGATCGTGCATTTCGACAGCGTTGACCTGTCAAAGGCCTGGTTCCAGTCGCGCTATGACAAGGTCGGACCGGGGGGAACGGGCAAGGATTACCTCAACTGCCCGATGGACCGGGACCAGTACGAGGCCTTTATCGATGCCTTGCTGGCCGGGGAAACGGCCGACTTCAAGGAATGGGAGGGCACACCCTATTTCGACGGTTGCCTGCCCATCGAGGTCATGGCGTCCCGCGGCCGGGAAACCCTGCGCCATGGGCCGATGAAACCGATGGGGCTGACCAACGCCCACAATCCGGACGTCAAGGCCTATGCCGTCGTGCAGCTGCGCCAGGACAACGCGCTCGGCACGCTCTACAACATGGTCGGGTTCCAGACGAAGCTGAAATACGGCGCGCAAGCGGATATCTTCCGCATGATCCCGGGTCTCGAAGACGCACAGTTCGCGCGGCTCGGCGGTCTGCACCGCAACACCTTTCTGAATTCGCCGAAAGTGCTGGATCACGGCCTTCGTCTGAAGGCCGACCCGCGTCTTCGTTTCGCCGGCCAGATCACCGGTTGCGAGGGCTATGTGGAATCGGCCAGCGTCGGCTGTCTCGCCGGCCTGTTCGAGGTGATGGAAGCGCGCGGCCAGGACATCGTGCCGCCACCCGAAACCTCCGCCATGGGCGCCCTGCTCGGCCACATCACCGGCGGGCATATTACGCGCGAGGACGGGGCCGGAAAGCCGGGGTCGTTTCAGCCGATGAATGTCAATTTTGGTCTTTTTCCGCCGATCGAGGCGCCGACCAGGGACGCTGACGGCAATCGGTTGAAGGGCAAGGACAAGGCGCGCGCCAAGAAACTCGCCATGACCAGACGCGCCAAGGAAGACTTTTCCGTGTGGCGGGCATCTGTGGGCCTGCGGAACCAGGCTGCCGAATAA
- a CDS encoding phytoene/squalene synthase family protein, which translates to MTTDFDLAADVVRQYDKDRYLSALLAPEAHRPGLMALYAFNTEIARIRELVSEPLPGEVRLQWWRDLLAGTEHGAVASNPVANALLRTIDTYNLPKQGLVAMTEARVFDLYNDQMPSLNDLEGYAGETVSGLIQLACLVLNGGEDPGTATAAGHAGVAYALTGLMRALPWHASRRQMYLPQDICSRHNLDQETVFRGETTPELNAVLAELRGHVRHHLGRVRQVAAEVPEDCEPAFLPLVLVEPFLKKLEAPEFDPLKQVAEVSQLRRQWLLWRASGSVMKRI; encoded by the coding sequence ATGACCACTGATTTCGACCTCGCGGCCGACGTTGTGCGCCAGTATGACAAGGATCGTTATCTGAGCGCGCTCCTGGCACCCGAAGCGCACCGCCCCGGATTGATGGCGCTTTATGCGTTCAACACCGAGATCGCCCGGATCCGCGAACTGGTTTCAGAGCCGCTGCCGGGCGAGGTCCGGCTGCAGTGGTGGCGTGATCTTCTGGCGGGAACCGAGCACGGAGCGGTTGCCTCGAACCCGGTTGCCAACGCGCTGCTTCGGACCATCGACACCTATAACCTTCCCAAGCAGGGCCTGGTCGCCATGACCGAAGCGCGGGTGTTCGATCTCTACAACGACCAGATGCCCAGCCTGAACGATCTGGAGGGCTATGCCGGAGAAACCGTCTCGGGACTGATCCAGCTCGCCTGCCTGGTCCTGAACGGCGGGGAAGACCCGGGAACCGCGACAGCGGCGGGGCATGCAGGTGTCGCCTATGCTCTGACGGGATTGATGCGTGCGTTGCCATGGCACGCTTCCCGCCGGCAGATGTACCTGCCACAGGATATCTGTTCCAGGCACAATCTCGATCAGGAAACCGTCTTCCGTGGGGAAACCACCCCGGAACTCAACGCCGTGTTGGCCGAGTTGCGTGGCCATGTTCGCCATCACCTTGGGCGCGTACGTCAGGTCGCTGCGGAGGTTCCAGAAGATTGCGAACCGGCTTTCCTGCCGCTGGTCCTTGTCGAGCCGTTTTTGAAAAAGCTCGAAGCGCCTGAATTCGACCCGCTGAAACAGGTCGCGGAAGTGTCGCAGTTGCGCCGCCAGTGGCTGCTCTGGCGGGCGTCCGGGTCTGTCATGAAACGGATCTGA
- a CDS encoding DUF1127 domain-containing protein codes for MIDNVVRKFNNWKRFRQTYDELSNLSNRELNDLGIARADIARYARMSAK; via the coding sequence ATGATCGATAACGTTGTTCGCAAATTCAACAACTGGAAACGCTTCCGTCAGACCTATGACGAGCTGTCCAACCTGTCCAACCGCGAACTGAACGACCTGGGCATTGCCCGTGCCGACATCGCCCGTTACGCGCGCATGTCCGCAAAGTAA
- a CDS encoding L,D-transpeptidase family protein: MFLGNSLKAGLMASVLATGFSFTAVETASAQNFFQRLFNPEHQRREQERLRQEQLRQKASKARVSAPRYLNYVPDSWKQVSLEELSEKKTAEVQPEAAVDEAGQPVPTTQADTAPAAPVVLTAFDEARPALKEMSLTVLPEVGDALIAYYREHPDFLWLEDGKATVKAAQLRRALAEAGTFALNPDDYFVALPAASGLEGAERDAALMRFEMELSAAALTYVLDATRGRVDPNRISQYHDLPRHEVDLVAALEQLEGASDVATALSGHQPQNEHFKKLTAELKRLKAEDEEADQIVIAPGTFLKAGKSSPEMKNIVAAIAKNGSDELRTAHAETLEAYDDGEVYTPELVALVKAFQKEAKLTPDGIVGKNTIKAMVGETNAAKIAKVELAMERSRWIPEELGERKVFINQAAFTATYFAPGEVPLQMRVVVGKKSNQTNFFYDKIEIVEYNPYWGVPYSIIVNEMLPKLANDPSYLDRAGYEVSTPGGRKVSSASVNWYAVAAKQQSINVRQYPGRSNALGEVKILFPNKHHIYMHDTPSKNLFNKDMRAFSHGCIRLHDPKAMAAAVLGKSKDYVTSRIAQGQNEQEQVNGDIPVYVSYFTAWPDLDGSIGFYSDVYDRDRHLLKALEKTEAVRAKARPS; the protein is encoded by the coding sequence TTGTTCCTTGGAAATTCGCTGAAGGCCGGCCTTATGGCATCGGTGCTGGCGACCGGCTTCAGTTTCACCGCCGTTGAAACGGCCAGCGCCCAGAATTTTTTCCAACGCCTGTTCAATCCGGAACATCAGCGCAGGGAACAGGAACGTCTGCGGCAGGAGCAGCTCCGGCAAAAGGCCAGCAAGGCGAGGGTATCCGCGCCACGCTATCTGAACTACGTGCCGGACAGCTGGAAGCAGGTATCGCTCGAGGAACTGTCGGAGAAGAAAACCGCCGAAGTTCAGCCTGAGGCAGCCGTGGACGAAGCCGGTCAGCCCGTCCCCACCACGCAGGCGGACACCGCGCCTGCGGCACCGGTTGTGCTGACCGCCTTTGATGAGGCCCGACCGGCGCTGAAGGAAATGTCCCTGACCGTCCTGCCGGAAGTCGGCGACGCCCTGATTGCCTATTATCGGGAACACCCGGACTTCCTCTGGCTTGAGGACGGCAAGGCGACCGTCAAAGCCGCACAGCTGCGCCGGGCGCTCGCGGAAGCGGGCACTTTCGCGCTGAACCCGGACGACTATTTTGTCGCCCTGCCGGCGGCCTCCGGCCTGGAAGGCGCGGAACGCGACGCCGCCCTGATGCGTTTCGAAATGGAACTGAGTGCCGCTGCACTCACCTATGTGCTCGACGCGACGCGCGGCCGGGTCGATCCGAACCGGATCTCGCAATATCACGACCTTCCGCGCCACGAGGTCGATCTCGTGGCCGCGCTGGAACAGCTTGAAGGCGCAAGCGATGTCGCAACCGCGCTTTCCGGGCACCAGCCCCAGAACGAGCACTTCAAAAAACTGACCGCGGAACTGAAGCGCCTGAAGGCGGAGGACGAGGAAGCGGACCAGATCGTCATCGCTCCCGGCACATTCCTGAAGGCGGGCAAGTCCAGCCCCGAAATGAAGAATATCGTCGCGGCGATCGCAAAGAACGGGTCTGACGAGCTGCGGACTGCCCATGCCGAGACCCTGGAAGCCTATGACGATGGCGAGGTCTACACGCCGGAACTGGTCGCCCTGGTCAAGGCCTTCCAGAAGGAAGCCAAGCTGACACCAGACGGGATCGTGGGTAAAAACACCATCAAGGCCATGGTCGGCGAAACCAACGCGGCGAAGATTGCAAAGGTCGAACTGGCCATGGAGCGCAGCCGCTGGATTCCGGAAGAACTCGGCGAACGCAAGGTGTTCATCAACCAGGCCGCATTCACCGCAACCTATTTTGCGCCGGGCGAAGTGCCGTTGCAGATGCGTGTTGTCGTCGGCAAGAAGTCCAACCAGACCAACTTCTTCTACGACAAGATCGAGATCGTTGAGTACAATCCCTATTGGGGCGTGCCGTATTCGATCATTGTCAACGAAATGCTGCCGAAACTCGCCAACGATCCAAGTTACCTGGACCGCGCGGGTTATGAGGTCTCCACGCCGGGAGGACGCAAGGTGTCGTCGGCATCCGTCAACTGGTATGCAGTGGCCGCCAAGCAGCAATCCATCAATGTGAGGCAGTATCCCGGCCGTTCGAACGCGCTTGGTGAAGTCAAGATCCTGTTCCCGAACAAACACCACATCTACATGCACGACACGCCTTCGAAGAACCTCTTCAACAAAGACATGCGCGCCTTCAGCCATGGCTGCATCCGACTGCACGACCCGAAGGCCATGGCAGCCGCCGTGCTCGGCAAGTCCAAGGACTATGTGACCTCCCGCATCGCCCAGGGGCAGAACGAGCAGGAACAGGTCAACGGCGACATTCCGGTCTATGTTTCCTATTTCACGGCCTGGCCGGACCTCGACGGGTCGATCGGTTTCTACTCCGATGTCTACGACCGCGACCGGCACCTCCTGAAGGCTCTGGAAAAGACCGAAGCGGTGCGGGCCAAGGCACGACCGTCCTGA
- the uvrA gene encoding excinuclease ABC subunit UvrA has protein sequence MPDESWKDDPTKMLSIRGAREHNLKGVDLDLPRNKLIVMTGLSGSGKSSLAFDTIYAEGQRRYVESLSAYARQFLEMMQKPDVDQIDGLSPAISIEQKTTSRNPRSTVGTVTEIYDYMRLLFARVGIPYSPATDLPIESQTVSQMVDRVLGLEDGARLYLLAPMVRGRKGEYRKELAELMKKGFQRVKIDGTFYEIADAPALDKKFKHDIDVVVDRLVVRDDIAGRLADSLETALKLADGIAIAEFADKTDENGDPERLIFSEKFACPVSGFTIAEIEPRLFSFNNPFGACPTCDGLGTTLAFEEDLVVPDHSLSLREGAVLPWAKTGSTSPYYAQTLEALCSHFDISMATPWKDLPSEVQDAILHGTGKAKIEFVYDDGVRSYRTEKTFEGVIGNIERRWRETESTWVREELARFQSDHACPACNGFRLKPEALAVKIAKHHIGQVTEFSIRQASDWFEALPAQLNDKQSEIAGRILKEIRERLKFLNDVGLEYLTLSRASGTLSGGESQRIRLASQIGSGLTGVLYVLDEPSIGLHQRDNARLLETLKHLRDLGNTVIVVEHDEDAVLTADYVVDVGPGAGVHGGEVIAKGTPSEIMATPASLTGQYLSGAMMISRADGRRKINKKRRISVKGARGNNLKDIDVDVPLSTFTCVTGVSGGGKSTFLIDTLYKAAARRLNGARDNPAPHDRIEGLEVLDKVIDIDQSPIGRTPRSNPATYTGAFTPIREWFAGMPEAKARGYQPGRFSFNVKGGRCEACQGDGVIKIEMHFLPDVYVTCDVCKGKRYNRETLEVEFKGKSIADVLDMTVEEAADFFSAVPAVRDKMETLARVGLGYIKVGQQATTLSGGEAQRVKLAKELSKRSTGRTLYILDEPTTGLHFHDVAKLLDVLHELVDQGNTVLVIEHNLEVIKTADWIVDLGPEGGDGGGTVVAAGRPEDVAEVAESYTGQFLQELLQRRPQRTPDAAE, from the coding sequence ATGCCGGATGAATCCTGGAAGGACGACCCCACCAAGATGCTCAGCATCCGCGGTGCGCGGGAACACAATCTGAAGGGCGTCGATCTCGACCTGCCCCGGAACAAGCTGATCGTGATGACGGGTCTTTCCGGGTCAGGCAAGTCCTCGCTTGCCTTCGACACGATCTATGCCGAGGGCCAGCGTCGCTACGTCGAGAGCCTGTCCGCTTATGCCCGCCAGTTCCTGGAGATGATGCAAAAGCCGGATGTCGACCAGATTGACGGTCTGTCTCCGGCGATCTCCATCGAGCAGAAGACAACCTCGCGCAACCCGCGTTCGACCGTCGGTACGGTGACCGAGATCTATGACTACATGCGGCTGCTGTTCGCGCGTGTCGGTATCCCCTATTCCCCGGCGACCGACCTGCCGATCGAAAGCCAGACCGTCAGCCAGATGGTCGACCGTGTTCTCGGCCTTGAGGATGGCGCCAGGCTCTATCTGCTCGCCCCGATGGTGCGCGGCCGCAAGGGAGAATATCGCAAGGAACTCGCCGAGCTCATGAAAAAGGGCTTCCAGCGCGTCAAGATCGACGGAACGTTCTACGAAATCGCGGACGCCCCTGCCCTCGACAAGAAATTCAAACACGACATCGATGTGGTCGTGGACCGTCTGGTCGTGCGCGACGATATCGCCGGCAGACTGGCGGATTCCCTGGAGACAGCACTCAAGCTGGCCGATGGCATCGCGATCGCGGAATTTGCCGACAAGACGGACGAGAACGGGGATCCGGAACGCCTGATCTTCTCGGAGAAATTTGCCTGTCCGGTGTCGGGTTTCACCATTGCGGAAATCGAACCCAGGCTGTTTTCCTTCAACAATCCGTTCGGCGCCTGCCCGACCTGCGACGGGCTCGGCACCACGCTTGCGTTCGAGGAGGACCTTGTCGTCCCGGATCATTCCCTGTCGCTGCGCGAAGGCGCCGTGTTGCCCTGGGCCAAGACAGGATCAACCTCGCCCTATTACGCCCAGACGCTCGAAGCCCTGTGCAGCCATTTCGACATTTCCATGGCAACGCCCTGGAAGGATCTTCCGTCGGAGGTTCAGGATGCGATCCTGCACGGTACCGGCAAGGCCAAGATCGAGTTCGTCTATGACGACGGCGTTCGCTCCTACCGGACGGAAAAGACCTTTGAAGGTGTCATCGGCAATATCGAGCGCCGCTGGCGTGAAACCGAATCCACCTGGGTGCGCGAGGAACTGGCGCGGTTCCAGTCCGACCATGCCTGTCCGGCCTGTAACGGCTTCCGCCTGAAACCCGAAGCCCTTGCCGTCAAGATCGCCAAGCATCACATCGGCCAGGTGACGGAATTCTCCATTCGCCAGGCCAGCGACTGGTTCGAGGCCCTTCCGGCCCAGCTGAACGACAAGCAGAGCGAGATCGCCGGACGGATCCTGAAGGAAATTCGCGAACGGCTCAAATTCCTCAACGATGTCGGTCTGGAATATCTGACGCTGTCTCGCGCCTCCGGAACGCTGTCGGGCGGTGAAAGCCAGCGCATCCGGCTGGCCTCCCAGATCGGGTCCGGCCTGACAGGCGTACTTTACGTTCTGGACGAGCCGTCTATCGGCCTACACCAGCGCGACAATGCCAGGCTGCTCGAAACGCTCAAGCACCTGCGCGATCTCGGCAACACGGTCATTGTGGTCGAACATGACGAGGATGCCGTCCTGACCGCCGACTACGTGGTGGATGTCGGTCCGGGCGCGGGTGTGCACGGCGGCGAAGTCATCGCCAAAGGCACGCCGTCGGAGATCATGGCCACGCCCGCATCGCTGACCGGGCAATACCTGTCGGGTGCCATGATGATTTCGCGCGCGGACGGCCGCCGCAAGATCAACAAGAAACGCCGGATTTCGGTCAAGGGCGCACGCGGCAACAACCTGAAGGACATTGACGTCGACGTGCCGCTGAGCACGTTCACCTGCGTGACAGGGGTGTCCGGTGGCGGCAAGTCCACCTTCCTGATCGACACGCTCTACAAGGCGGCGGCGCGCAGACTCAACGGTGCGCGCGACAATCCGGCACCGCACGACCGGATCGAGGGACTGGAAGTTCTCGACAAGGTGATTGACATCGACCAGTCGCCGATCGGGCGCACGCCGCGCTCCAACCCGGCCACCTATACCGGCGCCTTCACGCCGATCCGTGAATGGTTCGCAGGCATGCCGGAGGCCAAGGCGCGTGGGTATCAGCCGGGCCGGTTCTCGTTCAACGTCAAGGGCGGACGCTGCGAAGCCTGTCAGGGCGACGGTGTCATCAAGATCGAGATGCACTTCCTGCCCGACGTCTATGTCACCTGCGACGTCTGCAAGGGCAAGCGCTACAATCGTGAAACCCTGGAAGTCGAATTCAAGGGCAAGTCGATTGCCGATGTTCTCGACATGACGGTGGAAGAAGCCGCTGACTTCTTCTCCGCGGTACCGGCGGTGCGCGACAAGATGGAAACGCTGGCGCGCGTCGGGCTCGGCTATATCAAGGTCGGGCAGCAGGCCACGACCTTGTCCGGTGGCGAGGCGCAGCGGGTCAAGCTCGCCAAGGAACTGTCCAAGCGCTCGACGGGACGCACGCTCTATATCCTGGATGAACCAACCACCGGTCTGCATTTCCATGACGTGGCCAAGTTGCTCGACGTGCTGCATGAACTCGTCGACCAGGGCAACACGGTGCTGGTGATCGAGCACAATCTTGAAGTCATCAAGACGGCGGACTGGATTGTCGATCTCGGCCCGGAAGGCGGCGACGGCGGCGGAACAGTCGTCGCGGCCGGGCGTCCGGAGGATGTTGCCGAGGTGGCGGAAAGCTACACCGGCCAATTTCTGCAGGAACTTCTGCAGCGGCGTCCTCAGCGCACACCGGACGCGGCGGAATAG
- a CDS encoding DUF1127 domain-containing protein, whose amino-acid sequence MFDTVRQRYSNWVSYRRAVDELSRLSSRELADLGISRSDIKFIARRQIG is encoded by the coding sequence ATGTTTGACACAGTGCGCCAACGCTACAGCAACTGGGTAAGCTACCGCCGCGCGGTCGACGAACTGTCCCGCCTGTCCTCGCGTGAGCTTGCCGACCTCGGCATCAGCCGGAGCGATATCAAGTTTATCGCTCGCCGTCAGATCGGCTAA
- a CDS encoding single-stranded DNA-binding protein, which produces MAGSVNKVILVGNLGADPEIRRTQDGRPIANLRIATSESWRDRNTGERREKTEWHRVVIFNEGLCKVAESYLRKGSKVYLEGQLQTRKWQDQSGQDRYSTEVVLQGFNSNLTMLDGRGEGAGGGGGLPDYGNEGQGGGGFGGGSGGGFSGGSSGGGYGGGSSSGGFGGPSGGGGSGPMDDEIPF; this is translated from the coding sequence ATGGCGGGCAGCGTCAACAAAGTCATTTTGGTCGGCAATCTGGGTGCCGATCCGGAAATCCGCCGCACGCAGGACGGGCGTCCCATCGCCAACCTGCGTATTGCAACGTCAGAATCCTGGCGCGACCGCAACACCGGCGAGCGCCGGGAAAAAACCGAATGGCACCGTGTGGTGATCTTCAACGAAGGCCTCTGCAAGGTTGCCGAAAGCTATCTGCGCAAAGGGTCCAAGGTCTATCTCGAGGGACAGTTGCAGACCCGCAAATGGCAGGACCAGAGCGGCCAGGACCGGTACTCCACCGAAGTGGTCTTGCAGGGGTTCAACTCCAACCTGACCATGCTGGACGGCCGCGGTGAGGGCGCCGGCGGCGGTGGCGGTCTGCCCGACTACGGCAACGAAGGCCAGGGCGGTGGCGGCTTCGGCGGTGGATCCGGTGGCGGATTCAGCGGAGGCAGCAGCGGTGGAGGCTATGGCGGCGGATCAAGCAGCGGCGGCTTCGGCGGACCTTCCGGCGGTGGCGGCAGCGGGCCGATGGACGACGAAATTCCGTTCTGA
- a CDS encoding DUF6429 family protein, whose translation MSIDSNKIDDAVLALLTLTLHDGQRAWKGHDWDVLGRLHEKGYISDPVGKTKSVWLTEDGLKRSKELFEQLFST comes from the coding sequence ATGTCCATTGATTCCAACAAGATCGACGACGCCGTTCTGGCTCTTCTGACCCTGACGCTGCATGACGGACAAAGAGCCTGGAAAGGCCATGACTGGGACGTGCTGGGACGTTTGCATGAAAAAGGCTATATCAGCGACCCGGTTGGCAAGACCAAATCCGTGTGGTTGACGGAGGATGGGCTCAAGCGGTCCAAAGAACTTTTCGAACAGCTCTTTTCCACATAG